The region TCGAGGATGTAATAATTTAACTTTCCTACCTCCAAATATCGTAGATGTCTCAGTCACACTCCATCTGCTAAATTCTCTATCTCTTATATGTTTATATCTTTCCCCACATATCTCTGTTATCTCATCTTCTATGAGTTCCGTGTAAGATTTTATCCCTAATGATATTATCTGATTAAATAAAGAATCCTCTACCTCTTTATTTAATACTTCTTCTTTAATATCAATAATACTTGCTTGATCTTTAATTACTCCTTTTTTATTGTTATCCATGGTGGCTATCTCATTTTAATTATATTTTTAACTTAGCCCATTATCTAATAATGGGCTTGGAGACGCCACCTAATTTACAACATTGAATGGGACATTCCCTCTGAATTATTTAGAGAGAAATTGAAAACATATAAAATGGTTTAGAGCATGAGTAGAAAGAGAGATTGCTGGGATAATGCATGTGCTGAAAGTTTCTTCTCAACATTAAAGATGGAAGAAGTCTATAAAAGAAATTATAAAACCACAAAAGAAGTACAGGAATCTATTTTTGAATATATTGAGGTCTTTTATAATTAACAGAGGATTCATTCTTATCTTGACTATATGAGTTCTGAAAAGTATAAAGAATTACAGCTGAAAAATATAGCGTAGTAATGTATTCAGAAAAATGATATAAGCCTACTTTTGAAAAATATAATTAAAAAAAAGTTTTACATTTGGGATTGCTGATATAACAATTGATAATTGTTATCATTTTGAGTAAGTAAAACCAGTAGATTAGCCAAAGGGGTGTTTTTTGAAGATTGGAGTTGATGCATATTATCTGTATTCCAGGATAAATACCGGGGTAGGCAACTATGTGCATAGGCTTTTTTATGAATTATCTAAGCTAGATTGTGAAAATGAATATTATCTTTACATGCCTTTCCTTAAAAATGCGGACCTGACAGAGGACATGTTTTCCAATCCGAATTTTAACCTGCGTGAGATCAAAGGGGTATTCATGAATAATCGCAGGTTATGGCTGCAAAGCCCATCTTTGAGAAAACAAATAAAAACAGACGGGATACAGCTATTCTTCGGAGGAGGGGAATACTTCCCTCTATTTTTACCTAGGAAGATTAAGGTGGCTGTAACGATACATGATGTTGTATTCAAGTTGTTTCCTGATACTATTACGATTGGGAATAAGCTATTCTATAATCTATTTTTTCCTTTTTTTATTAAAAAGGCAAACTGGTTTTTTACAGGCACAGAAACTTCCAGGAGTGAGTTGAAACAATACCTGAGGATTGATAAAGAAATTTTTGTTATATATAATGGTCTTGATAAGTCA is a window of Spirochaetota bacterium DNA encoding:
- a CDS encoding IS3 family transposase — protein: MSRKRDCWDNACAESFFSTLKMEEVYKRNYKTTKEVQESIFEYIEVFYN